A single window of Candidatus Obscuribacter sp. DNA harbors:
- a CDS encoding PD-(D/E)XK nuclease family protein — translation MFDSTQSNNDTTLAVVDNTPATTNTEVTMPPKRNNRRVYRIREMNPGDSISPITTWTRTISFSDIRAFMMCQGSYLMYVEGDKPGKRTVSDTVGRIVHAEVAKPKEERTENVARLLKSVPAEERAAVVARVKELIAKTSDAQDEVEANSTNMQKEPEPLVFYDDYTDTFWYAKPDEIAIGRDERGSFLHVVDNKTTRSRHWSHVSAAFFFGLVAKGAKALNFSGPVKVAVRYMRDMRGEILDTPHEESAFIGRTLSVHQDQKLQGIQATIKKIDEAWADGVFSLRSGGHCKGCPFRETCPKNREWLEARRLEREAREQAQASEAMLSAPANDESQDPLAA, via the coding sequence ATGTTTGACTCTACGCAAAGCAACAACGACACCACTCTGGCTGTCGTCGACAACACTCCCGCAACCACCAACACGGAAGTGACCATGCCCCCCAAGCGCAACAACCGTCGCGTCTATCGCATCCGCGAGATGAACCCCGGCGACAGCATCAGCCCCATCACCACGTGGACGCGCACGATTTCCTTCTCGGACATCCGCGCTTTCATGATGTGCCAGGGCAGCTACCTGATGTATGTCGAAGGCGACAAGCCCGGCAAGCGCACGGTCAGTGACACGGTCGGACGCATCGTCCACGCCGAAGTCGCCAAGCCCAAGGAGGAACGCACCGAAAACGTGGCCCGGCTGCTCAAGTCTGTCCCCGCCGAGGAGCGCGCCGCCGTGGTCGCCCGTGTCAAGGAGCTCATCGCCAAGACTTCCGACGCCCAGGACGAAGTCGAAGCCAATTCGACCAACATGCAGAAGGAGCCGGAACCCCTCGTCTTCTACGACGACTACACCGACACCTTCTGGTATGCCAAGCCGGATGAGATCGCCATCGGGCGTGACGAACGTGGCTCTTTCCTGCATGTGGTCGATAACAAGACCACGCGCAGCCGCCACTGGAGCCATGTCTCGGCAGCGTTCTTCTTTGGTCTGGTCGCTAAGGGTGCAAAAGCCCTGAACTTCAGCGGCCCGGTCAAGGTGGCAGTGCGTTACATGCGGGACATGCGGGGCGAAATCCTCGACACTCCGCATGAGGAATCTGCGTTCATCGGTCGGACTCTCTCTGTCCACCAGGACCAGAAGCTCCAGGGCATCCAGGCCACCATCAAGAAGATCGATGAAGCCTGGGCTGACGGTGTCTTCTCGCTTCGCAGCGGTGGACATTGCAAGGGTTGCCCCTTCCGCGAAACCTGCCCGAAAAATCGGGAGTGGTTGGAGGCACGCCGGTTGGAGCGCGAAGCTCGTGAGCAGGCGCAAGCCAGCGAAGCGATGCTGAGCGCCCCCGCCAACGACGAGTCGCAAGATCCCCTTGCGGCTTAA
- a CDS encoding patatin-like phospholipase family protein, translating into MNARHLVIGAGGSRAFLTGLGAVLALRLGGLKDWSTIGGVSGGSIPALFMAAGLNPLELIERLQKLDFSKLMKSSPDREDVMFCYAADELGNLPKPRGFVARLLQRSALHTDLLGEAVEEVVKEWPENFWTMAMTETSHVLFTSIGVWEYGFDGSVTQISDVPAPVGIAIRATCAIPGLLESVHYRGRLLFDGSLSPFGGCPVAWVRKHFLAEDQTVVRCSSVGKSRVRESMLVDLGRRLLCRDSKKVEFTLKESVADVNIMSAMPELNTFRFKLTVEQKRAGLLTGFNAAVAELSRHMAYFDGALSEISHCLDFQELLGLSTKDKLV; encoded by the coding sequence ATGAACGCTCGTCATCTGGTTATCGGTGCGGGAGGCTCTCGCGCTTTTCTGACCGGTCTTGGTGCTGTCCTGGCTCTGCGCCTGGGTGGTCTCAAGGACTGGAGCACTATCGGCGGTGTCAGTGGTGGTTCCATTCCGGCGCTCTTTATGGCCGCTGGTCTGAATCCGCTTGAACTGATTGAACGGCTGCAAAAGCTGGATTTTAGCAAGCTGATGAAGAGCTCGCCTGACCGCGAGGACGTCATGTTTTGCTATGCCGCCGACGAGCTGGGCAATCTGCCCAAGCCTCGTGGCTTTGTCGCCAGGTTGTTGCAGCGCAGTGCTCTGCATACGGACCTGTTGGGCGAAGCAGTTGAGGAAGTGGTCAAAGAATGGCCGGAAAATTTCTGGACCATGGCCATGACCGAAACCTCGCATGTGCTCTTCACCTCAATCGGTGTGTGGGAATACGGCTTTGATGGCTCGGTCACTCAAATCTCCGATGTGCCGGCTCCGGTTGGCATTGCCATTCGCGCCACGTGTGCCATTCCGGGTCTTCTGGAGTCGGTGCACTACCGCGGTCGTCTTCTCTTCGATGGCTCCCTTAGCCCGTTTGGCGGCTGTCCTGTGGCCTGGGTGCGCAAGCACTTCCTGGCTGAAGACCAGACCGTTGTGCGGTGTTCTTCGGTGGGCAAGAGTCGTGTGCGTGAAAGCATGCTCGTCGACCTCGGTCGCCGGCTGCTCTGCCGCGATTCGAAGAAGGTGGAGTTTACCCTGAAGGAAAGTGTGGCTGACGTCAACATCATGTCTGCCATGCCTGAACTCAACACTTTCCGCTTCAAGTTGACGGTCGAGCAAAAGCGCGCTGGTCTTTTGACTGGCTTCAATGCGGCTGTGGCTGAGCTGTCTCGGCACATGGCTTACTTTGATGGAGCGCTCAGTGAGATCTCTCACTGCCTGGACTTCCAGGAGCTGCTCGGTCTGTCGACCAAAGACAAGCTGGTCTAA
- a CDS encoding sterol desaturase family protein, which translates to MTKLLEVLLCLAGSYVVFSWIEYSGHRWLLHKMRMANRLGSEYLRRMCTNHMKLHHGSDYEHKHHQKDDDPLQLTVAGMVVGFVGTLPLYLVYPFGAKVLVVVGILYALVMYFVHLEMHLRKGWFYARTPVYRYLERRHRLHHLHPNANYNVLLPLFDWLFGTGVKMTVSDVELAEATAH; encoded by the coding sequence ATGACAAAACTGTTGGAGGTACTCCTTTGCCTTGCAGGTAGCTATGTGGTGTTCAGCTGGATTGAGTATTCCGGCCACCGCTGGCTCCTGCACAAGATGCGCATGGCCAATCGGCTGGGTAGCGAGTACTTGCGGCGTATGTGCACCAACCACATGAAGCTGCATCACGGCAGCGACTACGAGCACAAGCATCATCAGAAGGACGACGACCCTCTGCAATTGACTGTGGCTGGGATGGTGGTGGGATTTGTCGGCACATTGCCGCTCTATCTCGTCTATCCATTCGGCGCCAAGGTCCTTGTAGTGGTCGGCATCCTCTACGCCCTGGTGATGTACTTTGTGCATCTGGAAATGCACTTGCGCAAGGGATGGTTTTATGCGAGAACGCCGGTCTACCGCTATCTCGAGCGGCGGCATCGGCTGCATCATCTCCATCCCAACGCCAACTACAACGTGCTATTGCCGCTGTTTGACTGGCTCTTTGGCACTGGCGTCAAGATGACTGTCAGTGACGTGGAGCTTGCTGAGGCAACGGCTCACTGA
- a CDS encoding deoxyribodipyrimidine photo-lyase produces the protein MTGKAKSPQDASQGSSIVWFRQDLRLADNPALSRALDEGDSVYCVYIHAPIEEGRWAPGGATKVWLNQSLKALQQDLEDKGGRLHIFDVGADSEFATSQAVLAAIVKQTQARAIFWNRRYEPAIIERDKEIKSHFKEQGINVETFNSALLKEPWQVKTKEGKPYQVFTPFWRACLNEMHPDPPLSAPKKLPDNKLHKLQGEVALKKLALLPQIQWDKGIKDAWVPGEQGALKQLKTFLKDGLANYASDRNRPDIEGVSRLSPHLHFGEISPLTVWYQTKEYVQAHPKLVEAGQCYLREIGWREFSHHLLYHFPDTTTEPLRKEFSHFPWQRNDTHLKAWQKGLTGYPIVDAGMRELWHTGIMHNRVRMIVASFLVKHLLLPWQEGAAWFWDTLVDADLAQNTLGWQWTAGCGADAAPYFRVFNPILQGAKFDPDGDYVRRWVPELAGLDKKYIHTPWEAPPLTLTASGITLGEDYPRPIVDHGQARALALDAFQQLKAYK, from the coding sequence ATGACGGGCAAAGCCAAATCCCCACAAGATGCGAGCCAGGGAAGCTCAATTGTCTGGTTTAGACAAGACTTGAGGCTCGCTGACAATCCAGCGCTCAGTCGCGCTTTGGACGAGGGCGATTCTGTCTATTGCGTCTATATTCACGCGCCAATTGAGGAGGGCAGATGGGCTCCTGGTGGCGCTACAAAAGTCTGGCTCAATCAATCACTCAAAGCCTTACAACAAGACCTCGAAGACAAAGGCGGCAGGCTGCATATCTTTGATGTCGGGGCGGATTCGGAGTTTGCCACGAGCCAGGCGGTACTGGCAGCGATAGTCAAACAAACTCAAGCACGCGCAATATTTTGGAATCGCCGCTACGAACCAGCTATTATCGAGCGCGATAAAGAGATCAAGAGTCATTTTAAAGAGCAGGGCATAAATGTAGAGACTTTTAACAGCGCCCTGCTCAAAGAGCCCTGGCAGGTCAAAACAAAAGAGGGCAAGCCATACCAGGTGTTTACACCATTTTGGCGAGCCTGCCTCAACGAAATGCATCCAGATCCACCGCTCAGTGCTCCCAAAAAACTGCCAGACAACAAACTCCATAAGCTACAGGGCGAAGTTGCTCTCAAAAAGCTGGCGCTATTGCCACAAATACAATGGGACAAAGGCATTAAAGATGCTTGGGTACCAGGTGAGCAAGGCGCACTTAAGCAACTCAAAACGTTTTTAAAAGACGGTCTGGCTAATTATGCCTCAGACCGCAATCGCCCCGACATTGAGGGTGTATCGAGACTGTCGCCCCATCTGCATTTTGGTGAGATCAGTCCGCTTACAGTGTGGTATCAGACAAAAGAATATGTCCAGGCTCATCCCAAACTGGTAGAAGCAGGTCAGTGCTATCTACGCGAAATAGGCTGGCGCGAGTTTTCACACCACCTGCTTTACCACTTCCCAGACACCACCACTGAGCCTTTGCGCAAAGAGTTCAGTCACTTCCCCTGGCAGCGCAATGACACGCATCTAAAAGCCTGGCAGAAGGGTCTGACGGGCTATCCCATAGTCGACGCCGGCATGCGGGAACTCTGGCATACAGGCATCATGCACAACCGTGTGCGCATGATTGTGGCATCCTTTCTCGTCAAGCATCTACTCTTGCCCTGGCAAGAGGGTGCTGCCTGGTTTTGGGACACACTGGTGGACGCTGACCTTGCTCAAAACACTCTGGGCTGGCAGTGGACAGCCGGATGTGGTGCCGATGCTGCGCCGTATTTTAGAGTCTTCAACCCGATTTTGCAGGGTGCAAAATTTGACCCAGATGGTGACTATGTGCGGCGCTGGGTGCCAGAGCTAGCAGGTCTAGACAAAAAGTATATTCACACCCCGTGGGAAGCCCCACCACTTACCCTCACTGCCAGTGGTATCACCCTCGGTGAGGACTATCCCAGACCAATCGTTGATCATGGACAGGCCAGAGCGCTTGCTCTCGATGCATTTCAACAGCTAAAAGCCTACAAATAA